In a single window of the Drosophila miranda strain MSH22 chromosome XL, D.miranda_PacBio2.1, whole genome shotgun sequence genome:
- the LOC108164965 gene encoding ARL-6-interacting protein 1 homolog codes for MTESDIGKNEKVIKLKHDLERFQAPIVSAYGVLTWEKKYYPVVVFGGISVAYFVLWYMDLSMITLMSLLALLTTISHYFLLWCLDRPDFIFDFFPTKIAGLFWNALIWDSDNEAKFESVCGQMYIIKESLAAWYQYLFKERKSTVLVILESLVLLAMAWIGSIVNNLLLMYLVTLLIAMWAGLKAKHVFKKLH; via the coding sequence ATGACAGAATCGGACATTGGTAAAAACGAAAAGGTTATCAAGCTTAAGCATGATTTGGAGCGATTTCAAGCGCCTATAGTGAGTGCCTATGGTGTCCTTACCTGGGAGAAAAAATACTACCCCGTGGTGGTATTTGGGGGCATAAGCGTCGCTTATTTCGTTCTGTGGTACATGGATCTATCGATGATAACTCTTATGTCTCTCCTGGCATTGCTGACTACCATTTCGCACTATTTTCTTCTGTGGTGCCTGGATCGGCCGGATTTCATTTTCGACTTTTTCCCAACCAAAATTGCCGGCTTGTTTTGGAATGCCTTAATTTGGGATAGCGACAACGAGGCGAAATTCGAGTCTGTTTGCGGACAGATGTACATCATCAAGGAAAGCTTGGCAGCATGGTATCAGTATCTATTCAAGGAACGCAAGTCGACCGTCCTCGTGATTTTGGAAAGCTTGGTCCTCCTGGCCATGGCTTGGATTGGTTCAATCGTTAACAATCTTCTGTTGATGTACTTGGTTACTCTTCTCATTGCCATGTGGGCTGGTCTGAAAGCTAAACACGTCTTCAAGAAACTCCACTAG